From the Trichoplusia ni isolate ovarian cell line Hi5 chromosome 1, tn1, whole genome shotgun sequence genome, the window TTAGAAATCATACAAAAGACtaagtattttagtttaaataaaaccataGTTATGAAGGACTCTTACAAGTCAAATGGGCTAATGTAGACATCATCCTCCTCGAAGTACGAAGTGGGTAGGGTCAGAGCGAACCAAAACTGCGGTGTAACGTCTCAAACTTTGATTCGGAACGcagcaatgcatagcaattcattaCGCATTAAATAGTCTCTCCACCGATATTTTATCACAATCTGATCACAGATTCAAGAGCATTTAGcagatgaaatttaattttattattacatacaatgTGTATTATTCCCGTTACCGACACaatgtttacttaatattgaaatatatacCTGTACGTTAGCAGTTCTGAGATTAGGAGCCAGTAGGTACGGCAGCAGCGGCAACACATCCAGTAGCAGCGCGTTGCGGTTGTTGCACACTGACGGCGTACTGCCGCTCAGGACCGACTGCACTATGCCCTCTAGCTCTAACTTCTTACGATACATCTATGACATAACGAAGACATTAGAATAACGATagcctgctacaaatcgaaaatgatcacagaagaacataaaattgggatgaAAATCCCATGTTTTAATTATGGATATAACCTATTTGTTTACCAGGTTTTATCTAAATTCGTTCGTCATCAGTGGCTTTGCGTGAAGACGAAAAAAGATCCATACATCCAAACTTTTgagttgataataatattaggaCCATCGTTTTTGCCGATCATCATATTTCTACTGACATTACATTAAGTTTTAGTGTGATATGTAACTTTTTGAGCTTATTTGGAGCGCATACATATATCAAAAAACAACagcaaattatttaatgttgtgaGTTAGCGAACTGCGTCATAACAGTATTTAAAGACCAAGCTAGAAAATACACAAACTCTGCACATAAATTACACTAACAATATTCGTATAAAACGAACCTCTTGTGCCTGAAACGGGAATTTCACTCTAATAGGTGTCCTAGAAGCTAGCAGTGTACTGCAGCGAGCCAACACGAGCGGCAGTGCGGCGTACACGCTGTAGTTCTGGTGTCGCTGCACCCAGCTGCTCAGCGCGTCGTGCAGCTGCAGCCACGAGGACACCTCGCACGACACGCGCAGGCGGCCGTCCGAACGGGACGACAGGTAGTTCTCGAAGATACCGTCAGCTAGTCTGAggatagacaaaaaaatatatcacttgGTAAAAATCTATATTAAGTTATGATCACTGATCAGTCAATATGTTTACTTAACCAATTTTTAGTGACGAATTTCAATTGACatgtctgtctgtgtgtctggctgtctgtttgtggcatcatagctttttaattttcaatttactttgttttgaatCTAAAATGTGgcgaggataatgatgttcatCATCTCATCATATTAAAATCCCCGGCAGGTTCGTCCGTCATAATGATGTTCtgacttctttttttaatagagcTTGTTTTAgatctcactgctgggcaaaggcctcccccttctCTTCCAGACCTCTCCATCTTACGCAATTTCAGAATCTAGATCATCATACTTTGTTCTTAACTCATGTAAGCTTACCTGTCGTATTCGCCAGCAGCCTGTATAGTTTTGAGCGCGGCGCCGGGATCGCTGTCGTTGGTCGTGAATATACTTTGCAATGCTTGTAGGAGGCTTTTGTGGCAGTCCTTAGTGCCTATCGCTGCGTTTTCTACGTCTTCCATGGTTATCTAAAACAGGTAAGAGGAAATTAGGTTCAATAATTATGTGTTGAATAGTGCGGcggattaaatttaaattatatttttaaattcttggaGTCTTTGAATTGTCATGGAATTAATTCATTATGTCACAAGGATTTCCCCAAACATTCAAGGTACATGACCAGGCATTTGTAGATAACACAAAAGTTGtgaacgcggggatcgaacccgtgacatgtCATGCAATGTACTGTGGTGTGGTGATgataccagtatttttttttaattatctttattgtttaggaaaatatatatttgtaagaTATACAAGGGTTAGTTAATTAGCTagatccaaaaaaaaattaaggaaatgAAGTTTGCTTCAAGGTACAATGATGACAATGAAGACGTACTCTTACAAAAACAACTTATTAACACTTTTATTGAACCCTAGTGACCTAACATTTTTTCAAAATCCTCTAAATTTTCGCGATTTTCGGCAACGTGTTCCCGTTCTTGACTACATTATCACACTATCTTCGTCATCACAGTGTATAGCCAGAGTGTTAATCATGTGTTACCTGTGCCTTATCCCTGGCCTTGAGGAAGCTGAGCAGCAGTATGGCGGCCCGCACGTcccccgccgcgcgcgccgccagcgccgccgccgcgcgcgccgccagccgcAGCCGCTCCGCGCCGCACACCTGCTGCAGGCGCAGCGACAGCCGCGCCGGGGACACGCCGCCCACCAGGACCGTCAGGGATACCGCCCTGCGAACATTACGGTCATGGATCAATGTCTAACCACATCAACGAAGATAGCTCATAATCTttagcaataaaaatgttaaagaaagcCGTGGATGTTAAAACTCGAATcagactgcactgatagccgaatggttgaggtcaggACGCCAAAACCCACTGGACACGACGTATAGCCATCATACATATGGCCAACTAGCTCAATTCactggtttttgcgtaaaaaaggaacaaaaatccatacatCCATAAACAAAACCTttcacattaataatataaataaaaattagtaggaaactcatacaaaaaacacataattGGTCTAATTTGCATGTATTGGTACATACACATCTTGAAGCAACCTTCAAATACTTCAAGATTTTTTCcaacaaacattatattaacTAATCGATAATAGAATAACGTCACCAGAACAGTGCACGcttcgcaggttcgatccccgagtagctGAAGAATTTGTGTAATCACGAATCCGTATCCTGAGTTTAGGTATTTTGAACATATGACTTGAATACCCGCGACAGgaagattaaataaattccttaatgcggaaTTCATTtctaacaacaacaaaaaaaagcagATTGACAAATGACTAACCTCAGCGGCCTCAGTGAAGGCGCATACAAATCATTACATATCGCGATGATGGGCCTCTTCAGCGGCTGGGTCTTAGCTTTCTTCTTGCCTTCAGGCACAGTAGCTGTGCACCATCTGACCAATAACTCTACAGTTGGCAGTGGAGCACCGTCTATTTCATCTGGAATTAGATACAAACGGTTTAGCGTTCGTTAACACTTAccctttataattaatttgcataAGGGTTGCATGAACAAGAGAATTGGTCATTAAATCTTGATTAAAACCTTATGCGTGATAAATAAGATGCGACCTTAATGATTAGTACACTATACTCTAATGGTAGCGGCTTAAAACTCTTAAAATTTCTAAGATACTATTAAGTTCCATATACAATATACCTCATACCTTACTGAACGTCCTGTTAgcataaacataaaaagaaattcTTTAATATCGACtatcacaaatattaaattcatggAATTTTGTTGAATAGCTTTGAGAAGGATATTCTACAGCTATAGCATGGCTCAGATACGTATTTCGACACactgtatatatttatttataaaaacgactcccgttaTACGCatttatctgttttatttatttattcctataTATAGTGTTATTCCTATTCTGTGTGCTCTTTAGCAAAGGTTTTCTCAAACCTCTTGCAATTTAGCCATACCACCTGTCCATCTTCTGAAAgattcctgttttttttctttccccTCTCGGGTAGTACAGGctactaaattaaaacatctgCAAATAGTTTTGATAGACATTGAACCAGAATAGAgattatacaatattattatacttttcttgcaataaataataaatgaatgcaCCGACCTAGTATCAAGCAGTTGGGTCGTTGCTCGGCGTCCAGTACAGAGCGCATGAGCGTGGCACTCTGCAGCGCGTTGCGGAAGGCGTCCGCACTGCGCTCGTCAGACGCGTTCAGCTCAACCGGCCTGTAGCCTGGAGGACGAAGACACAGGACACATATGAAAGTActtgtcataattattattacatagaGAACCTTTTTTTATGTGTATTCATTGACGCGATAATAGGTCAATAGCTCTGACGCTTGAATTTAGAAGcactttatcaattttattaaacaaaaacacgcAAAGATATCCTTTTATGTTATAACTCAAAGACAGAATACATTAACTGccatattaataaacaaaattttgttaaatgacGTCCATATTCAAACACAACACGACAAGAACCTCCTTTGAAGAATCACCacttttaatattcaaagaCAGCGAGACACAAGTGCATCTTTTTATTCCTGGATACTGCACTTATACTTTAAACATTCTTATTTAACATCTGTGTGTAACTAATATGCGTGATAACATCTCACCAGCAACCTTCGCCAGCAGATGCGCTAAGGTAGTCTTCCCGACGCCTGGCGGTCCGCACAGCAGCGCCACCTTGTGGTGAGGGCGGCCGTCCTCATCCAGCTCCACTTCGGCCTCCTTCTTGCCCCTCCACTTGTTGGTGAGTTGGAACTGTCCCGCGCGCTTGCTGAAGGTCGTACGCTGCTGCGGCTCAAGAGTCTTCACTTCCTTCTTGAATACTATCTGGGGATtgttgaaaatgtgtttttagtCTCTCTATCATTGtggtttagatttttttttcttatacaatGCATTCCAAAATTCAACTCAAATTTATGACAAGTATAAATAATTGAAGTGGAGCTGGACAGGCCACTTGGCAAAACGCAGACTTGATTTTACTTTATCTGAAAATTGGTATCGCCATTGGCAGAGTgagaaaatgttataaactttTAGGACAAACTTTCgctataaatagtaataataataacatttttatgaaaagttttatcACTACAGATTTACCTTAAAATTTCATCATGTTTGACTTAGTAGTTTTTGATTTGaagttagttttattattttgttaaaacaatattatgttttaatcatAATTCTTACCTTATCCCACAAATGTAGCCAATGCAGCAGGGCTCTATTAACCGGCTCGTCGGACAGCAGGTCCACATATGACTTAGGCTTATACTTCTCAACCCACAAGACATTACCATTGATATCGGTGTTAATACCAGGTAGGGGTTGGCTGAGATCATCTACTAGACCCAACTGTCTCTCTTGTTTGATTTCCAACTGGAATTATAAAGGTTTTAGTGTTAACTAGTTGTTTCCttttaaaacttacattttaattggcTTTTTAGACAGAAATCTATTACctttaattactaaataatttctAACTAAACATGAAATTTACTGTTGTTTAAAACATACTTACAATTTTCCTAGCCTCATCCCAAGTACTGGCATATGTTGACTGCAAGGAGATCTGATCAGTAGTCATATCTAGAGAACTGTCCCAAGACTCCTCGGATTCCAGCTTCACATACACTCTGTCACCATCAGCATTTGTTAGAGGCAGAAATGCCCATCTGGAATTTTATATGAATAGCTTGAATGTTGCATCTTGCTTTTAGAGTATGGGTTCTGCAGGTTTCTGACTTATGTGGTGCTAGTGGACAATTTAGACCAGCTCAGTGGTGAATGGTGAtaacagaattaaattaatatacatgGCCATCAAGTTGCCACTCTCAAGTTGCCTTACAacctaaaagattttttttttagaaattgcatttaatacatttgcAATTTATTGGTTACATTGCGGATTCAACTGAGTTTTAAGCTATTCTTTAGCACTTTTACTTGCATATCTGTATAGTCTTAATTGAACAGATGTTAAACTTACCTTGGTATATCTAATGacaaattttctttagcattgtAACTAGACCTGAAACCAAGACTTCTTCCAGTTGGCTCCAATAACATCTGTTTCAACCGCCTTCCCTCAAGGATTTTCTCTATAAGGTCTAAATCATTTTCTTCCtccgttttttgttttttacttggCAACTGTTCATTGAAATCTATGTCATCGATGTCACCAAAGAGTTCCTCTGCTGTTCTTTTACTTGAAGGAGGTTGTATAGCCTCTATAGTTTCTAAAGGTTGCAAGTTTGGAGTGAGAGATATGTCGGGAGTAAGGTTAGTTTCTGTAGGTTGGCTAGTGATTTTGCTGGGTATAGGTTTCTTGGCTATTGGACTTGAGAAATCAAGGCTCCGTTTTGCTGGTAAGGGCTTTTTCTTGATTATATTTGGTTCTGAAATAAAGGATtccaaaaattaataaagaaccTAAAGGTGTTGTTGCTTCACACGCAAATTTCTATAATTTATCATGTTAATGTTGTTCAAGCAACAGTTGATTCAGAACGTGGTTTGTCAACTCCTtccactaaaaaaatatatttcttgggCACTGTCCCAAAATAGTGTATATTGAAAGCaaattaattgcatatttttagattgtttataCATGACAAGTTGATTATACTTGAATCTAGTTAGTTGCAATAGGTAACCTAAACCATTTGTGTTTGTACTTTTGGttgttcttaataaattgtgtttttttaccaTTATGTTCTTCGTCTTCATTGAGCATTTCCAGTTCATCAGCGTACATAAGCTCATATTCTTCCTCGGGGTCCGGATAATCACTCATTTTGCCGGCAAAATAAAaggatatgaaaaaaataaagaatatctaCTACAATTATAACTGCTTGGCTTGAAATTAAGGTAGACTGAAAACGCCtgcttattattaattacttttaaacctataatacaataaagttcataaaaataaacaaaatacacaatttgAAAACGCAAACCAATTTTGTGTCAAATTGACAACGGATTGTCAAATGCCACTTGCCAGTGTCAAGAAAACTTGTTTCAAGTTGGCTTGGCCTTCCTGTCTTTTAGGTTCCAAAACCTAATATGCGGTTTTAAAGAAACGGTAAGACgtaaaactttaattacagTAGAAATTAGCTTCGTAAAAATAACTTAGATGAAATGTAGATTTTCCATCTTTCTAGCAACATTCGAGGGATACAATATGAATGGCCATTCAATAAGACAACTTCTTTTCTATGAGTCTAACAGCaggttttgtttttggttttacgtttattttaggaagctaagtatttttgaaaggttacttctaaaatttatatttcttttgacATCAAATACCCTAAATTACATTGTACGCTTCAATTTGGCATCCAATACCTACCCTCCTCAAATAGTCTTTAAATTCCTCATTGTATATTTACATTTCGTATCTGCggtaaaatttaaacttatatacCCGCAGACCATTATTCATCTTCTGAATTGCTTTGAAGTGTTCCTCATTAAAAGCAGCACTTTAATAGCTCTCCCACCGTCCTTTAGTTTCTAACTTATGTCTCAGTGTTCGCCACACTCTACAGAAGTGATTGCTCGCTTTTGTAAGGATACTCACCAAAATCAGTGCGAGCTCTGGAATCAGTGTTTAtccatttaattacattacaaatctattaatattcTGTTCGCTTCTATATGTTGTGAAATACCTTTCGAAGGAGAGACACAATTTAACACATTTGGTGACGATGCAAAGGTCGTAGAACtcaaaccattttatttttccgtCACATAAGAATCTCATAATATTTGCAGGCATTTGGTATTTCTTGCCAACTTTGAACCCCATAACTTTTAAActgctcaaccgatttttatgaaacatgacTAAGAACACTCGAGCAAACTTAAAATCGTTTATAcagggagctatgatgccacagacagacagattgactgacatttactttaaattggTAACATCCCTCCTTTAGCTTGCGACCAAAAAGGCCCCAGCACCGGGCATTGTTATAAGGTTAcaagataagaaaaatattcacaagaaataaaagaacCTTTTTATATATacgaaagtttttttaataattgggtATATTTACAATAGATTAATTAACAAACGTGAGTTACATGAATAATGTTAGAAGAGGTATATGACCAGGTATACCATCAGAGTAATGTTACGCACATCCACACTTCAAATACCAAAGTTACGCTATTAATATCTTAGGAGAGATCATCGAAATTCGATATTAAATTGTTACTGGCCTTATCTGACTTAAATGTACCTAGTAATTGGAATGTACTTCAACCCTTTATATGTAATAGAGATCAAAAAAGTAATGTCTACTGCAATGCTTAAACaacttaaaacaacaacaaattattCCCATTTAAAAACTCGACTCTTAAAAAGCATTTCAATccaattatatattatactagtgTTTACTTCTTTTACTTTGTATATCATACAGACGGTCGTATCGTGCTTCTTAGATTCAAGGAAtatccaaacaaaataaattattgcctTTAGTAACTTccttattaataataataaataacacaacaatTGTGACGAAATAAAACAACGGAACATCACTAAACACAAATCTAAGATTCAATTAACATCACAGACAACTACCTTTATCTAATCGTTAATGACTTGGAACGTATTatgagatttcttttttttatattattaaatacttacagTTGAACACCCTCAGATATTCACTCGACTAAACAATTTATCTTAACTACGGCACTCGGTGCGGCCGGTGGCGGCGTGGCCTTGCGGCCTCTACCTAGTTGCGTTGATTAGGCTGTCCTATTATGAACCTGACTTCCCTCGAGGGCTCAAAATTATCCGGATTTGTATTTGAATAGTTAACTAAGCTCAAAAACATCGTAACTTGAGTTTCGTTCGCGATCAATATTGATGTATACTGGCAACACTTCCATTTCTGGCATCTCTTACATGACTGGCATCCAGGAAAACGTTTTCGCGTCGTCTCTCGGACCGAGTGCCACTCAGGCTAAAGCCTGCCGTCCATTTGTCTAAACTATTCTAACGGTTAAGACTTAGTTGTATTATTTTACTCAATTTTACTGTACAAAACGCTTATTCCTTCGCAAAATTTGACCtatttgttattaatacatTTCATCGGCTCAATAAAACAATCGAGTCGTCCCGCTTACAGCCGGCCAATATTTAATACGTACACTTCATAGAAGGCTTAAACCGGATTACATTATGACGGAGTTCCCGCTTTATTGCACCCTCCCGCCTGCCAGACATTTCTCTAATATCATCTAACTATATGGCAATACGTTCATTTCACTACGTTACGAAACTCTTAACTTACTAGCTAACCGCTGTTCTATTGGACTAGATCGCCGCTTGGTCCAGCGGCTCGAGAAATTAACGTTACCAGACAATTACCTACGTAAACATTACGAATATACAATAAAGTGCAGCGTAAACTAGGTCGCGAGTCGCGCGGCGGCCCGCGGCTCACAGTC encodes:
- the LOC113499452 gene encoding chromosome transmission fidelity protein 18 homolog, whose product is MSDYPDPEEEYELMYADELEMLNEDEEHNEPNIIKKKPLPAKRSLDFSSPIAKKPIPSKITSQPTETNLTPDISLTPNLQPLETIEAIQPPSSKRTAEELFGDIDDIDFNEQLPSKKQKTEEENDLDLIEKILEGRRLKQMLLEPTGRSLGFRSSYNAKENLSLDIPRWAFLPLTNADGDRVYVKLESEESWDSSLDMTTDQISLQSTYASTWDEARKILEIKQERQLGLVDDLSQPLPGINTDINGNVLWVEKYKPKSYVDLLSDEPVNRALLHWLHLWDKIVFKKEVKTLEPQQRTTFSKRAGQFQLTNKWRGKKEAEVELDEDGRPHHKVALLCGPPGVGKTTLAHLLAKVAGYRPVELNASDERSADAFRNALQSATLMRSVLDAEQRPNCLILDEIDGAPLPTVELLVRWCTATVPEGKKKAKTQPLKRPIIAICNDLYAPSLRPLRAVSLTVLVGGVSPARLSLRLQQVCGAERLRLAARAAAALAARAAGDVRAAILLLSFLKARDKAQITMEDVENAAIGTKDCHKSLLQALQSIFTTNDSDPGAALKTIQAAGEYDRLADGIFENYLSSRSDGRLRVSCEVSSWLQLHDALSSWVQRHQNYSVYAALPLVLARCSTLLASRTPIRVKFPFQAQEMYRKKLELEGIVQSVLSGSTPSVCNNRNALLLDVLPLLPYLLAPNLRTANVQLCSENERKSLRATAGAMCDYGLQYVQQRTPDGLYAFVLEPPIYKVAFYGTEEKVRPPPAIRQAISREQQLEVIRRNEEMASRVPNKGKASDTPKATVDKKTASTSKDKEVPLPNHLQRLQPKAVVRSAPQVHKDFFGRIVPLSQVQRNDPVADVISSSSVFYQYQEGFNNAVRRNVRVRDLL